From the Leucobacter denitrificans genome, one window contains:
- a CDS encoding DUF3151 domain-containing protein encodes MVGANLLGPEPTLLAADSAVVDALAAGQDPALIAREHPASPLVWATLADEAHSDGREIEAYAFARVGYHRGLDALRKSGWRGAGPVPWSHEPNRGVLRALHALRRSAAAIGEADEVDRLTEFLNGADPTAIAAIETTE; translated from the coding sequence ATGGTCGGCGCGAACCTTCTCGGCCCCGAGCCCACGCTCCTCGCCGCAGATTCAGCGGTCGTCGATGCGCTCGCCGCGGGGCAAGATCCAGCACTGATTGCGCGCGAGCACCCCGCATCGCCACTCGTATGGGCAACGCTCGCAGACGAAGCTCACTCCGATGGTCGTGAGATCGAGGCCTACGCGTTCGCGCGTGTTGGCTACCACCGTGGTCTCGACGCGCTGCGCAAGTCGGGCTGGCGTGGGGCAGGCCCGGTGCCGTGGTCGCACGAGCCGAACCGCGGTGTGCTGCGGGCCCTGCATGCGCTGCGCCGATCCGCCGCCGCGATCGGGGAGGCCGATGAGGTGGATCGCCTCACCGAGTTCTTGAACGGGGCCGACCCGACCGCAATCGCCGCCATCGAAACCACCGAGTAA
- the pldH gene encoding pyridoxal 4-dehydrogenase, SDR-type — MATHDKRVAIVTGSAQGIGEAIARRIAANDVTLVIADVNAEKGQAVADSLGGLFVQTDVSNPEQVQNLVDSTVEKYGRIDILVNDAAIVPFIAWEDLTFEEWRRVLSVNVDGLFLVTKAVTKVMAEAGYGRVVNIASNTFVAGTPNCNHYVTGKGATVGFTRSLASEVGKDGITVNAVAPGLTESEGVKAGPHNDGFGYVVPMQAFDRKGQPEDIAPAVAFLTTEEAGWVTGQLLVVDGGHTRN; from the coding sequence ATGGCAACACATGATAAGCGCGTCGCAATCGTAACGGGATCGGCGCAGGGCATCGGAGAGGCAATCGCGCGTCGGATTGCGGCGAACGACGTCACTCTGGTTATTGCAGACGTGAATGCGGAAAAGGGGCAGGCGGTAGCCGACAGCCTTGGGGGACTGTTCGTTCAGACTGACGTCAGCAACCCGGAGCAGGTGCAGAACCTCGTCGATTCCACGGTGGAGAAGTACGGTCGCATCGACATCCTCGTGAATGATGCCGCAATCGTGCCGTTCATTGCTTGGGAAGACCTCACGTTCGAGGAGTGGCGCCGCGTGCTGTCGGTGAATGTTGACGGACTGTTCTTGGTCACCAAGGCGGTCACAAAGGTGATGGCGGAAGCCGGATACGGTCGCGTCGTTAATATTGCGTCGAATACCTTTGTAGCCGGAACGCCGAACTGCAACCACTACGTGACCGGCAAGGGGGCGACCGTTGGTTTTACGCGCTCACTCGCGAGCGAAGTTGGTAAGGATGGGATCACTGTGAATGCGGTGGCGCCTGGACTCACTGAAAGTGAAGGCGTTAAGGCCGGACCCCACAACGATGGCTTCGGTTATGTTGTGCCGATGCAGGCATTTGACCGCAAGGGTCAGCCTGAGGACATTGCGCCAGCAGTGGCGTTCTTGACCACCGAAGAGGCGGGCTGGGTAACCGGCCAGCTGCTCGTCGTCGACGGCGGACACACTCGAAATTAA
- a CDS encoding chorismate mutase yields the protein MSEISPEEQLATLRSSIDNIDAALVHMLAERFRCTQAVGRLKAEHDMPPSDPAREARQTARLRALAEDAHLDPEFAEKWFNFVVAEVIQHHNHLAGRGE from the coding sequence GTGTCTGAGATAAGCCCAGAGGAGCAGCTCGCGACCCTTCGGTCGAGCATCGACAACATTGATGCTGCGCTCGTGCACATGCTCGCCGAGCGGTTCCGCTGCACGCAGGCGGTCGGTCGGCTGAAGGCCGAGCACGACATGCCGCCGTCGGATCCTGCTCGTGAGGCCCGCCAGACCGCGAGGCTGCGCGCGCTCGCCGAAGACGCGCACCTCGACCCAGAGTTCGCCGAGAAGTGGTTTAACTTCGTTGTGGCTGAGGTGATCCAGCACCACAATCACCTCGCTGGGCGAGGCGAGTGA
- the pldA gene encoding 4-pyridoxolactonase — MSDSGSLWKIRVPGLNEEERMADPKVYLLDGGTLVIDASQVHWHHDLGQEVRFPVYSVLVDIDGGPLVMFDTGFDLDHVNKVLPFEKPLQTPEQTIPAQLALCGYKPEDVDIVINSHFHFDHVGGNKYLTNAQVLVHKDELRHALVPEPFERLGYSDLSFDFDKSKYKFISGEYEIAPGVTLIETPGHTVAHYSMLVELENSPSMLFAGDAAYTHKSIETEAVQGFHLDPTGSVDSLRKLAYVSRTRGADIYPSHEMEPFLTWKKAPEYYGGN, encoded by the coding sequence ATGAGTGATAGCGGGTCTTTATGGAAGATTCGCGTGCCGGGTCTCAATGAGGAGGAACGTATGGCCGACCCCAAGGTATATCTGCTTGACGGAGGAACGCTCGTCATCGATGCGTCACAAGTGCACTGGCATCACGATCTCGGTCAAGAGGTTCGTTTTCCTGTGTACAGCGTGCTTGTCGACATCGACGGTGGGCCGCTGGTGATGTTCGACACTGGATTCGACCTGGACCACGTGAACAAGGTGCTTCCGTTCGAGAAGCCGCTGCAGACGCCTGAGCAGACCATCCCGGCACAGTTGGCGCTGTGTGGTTACAAGCCAGAAGACGTGGACATTGTCATCAACTCGCACTTCCATTTTGACCACGTAGGTGGAAATAAATACCTGACCAACGCGCAGGTGCTGGTGCATAAGGACGAACTCCGGCACGCACTGGTTCCCGAACCGTTTGAGCGCCTCGGTTACTCCGATCTCTCGTTCGACTTCGATAAGTCAAAGTACAAGTTCATCTCTGGTGAGTACGAGATCGCTCCGGGCGTGACGCTCATTGAGACCCCCGGGCATACTGTCGCGCACTACTCAATGCTCGTGGAACTCGAGAACTCGCCATCGATGCTCTTTGCGGGTGACGCAGCGTATACCCACAAGTCAATCGAGACTGAAGCGGTACAGGGCTTCCACCTCGATCCGACGGGCTCGGTGGACTCGCTCCGTAAACTCGCATACGTGAGCCGCACCCGTGGGGCAGATATCTACCCGTCGCACGAGATGGAACCGTTCCTGACTTGGAAGAAGGCTCCCGAGTACTACGGCGGCAACTAG
- a CDS encoding dicarboxylate/amino acid:cation symporter, with the protein MSQATSQAKAPEAPSSKPRLPKWMTSFGWQIIAGLVLGLVLGSIARNIGADAEGNPNGLHATLSVIGSSYVTLLKAAVVPLIFTAIVSSIVGLRKVTNAARLAGQTLLWFAITALIAVSIGIALSVILRPGDAASGSELQTQDPSRVGSWWNFLIGLVPSNFLGLGVGGGVDLETGALSASANFNVLQVIVVSAAVGIAALKIGKKAEPFITLTESALAIIQKILWWIIRIAPIGTLGLIGNAIVSYGWDKMGTLTAFVGVLYLGLAIVLFIVYPVLVKAHGLSIRQYFSGVWPAVQLGFVSRSSIGTLPLTERVTERNLGVPRGYASFAVPLGATTKMDGCASLYPAIAAIFIAQFFGIELTLVQYLLIVIVSVVGSAATAGTTGATVMLTLTLSTLGLPLEGVGLLLAVDPIVDMGRTALNVAGQALVPTIVAKREGILDEELYNAPRKGLAFDNTDVADNVETRLESESAPEPAER; encoded by the coding sequence ATGTCGCAAGCGACATCACAGGCCAAGGCACCAGAAGCGCCCAGCAGCAAACCTCGTCTCCCCAAGTGGATGACCTCGTTCGGCTGGCAGATCATCGCCGGTCTCGTGCTCGGCCTCGTACTCGGCTCGATCGCCCGCAACATCGGCGCAGATGCCGAAGGCAACCCCAACGGCCTGCACGCGACGCTCAGCGTCATTGGTTCGAGCTACGTCACTCTGTTAAAGGCCGCCGTCGTTCCTCTCATCTTCACCGCGATTGTGTCGAGCATCGTCGGGCTTCGCAAGGTCACGAACGCAGCGCGCCTCGCTGGCCAGACGCTGCTTTGGTTCGCCATCACCGCACTCATAGCGGTGTCGATCGGCATCGCGCTCAGCGTGATCCTCCGCCCGGGCGACGCGGCCTCAGGTTCCGAGCTGCAGACGCAGGACCCCTCACGAGTCGGCTCGTGGTGGAACTTCCTTATCGGGCTTGTGCCGTCGAACTTCCTCGGCCTAGGTGTGGGCGGAGGCGTCGATCTCGAGACAGGCGCGCTCAGCGCGTCAGCAAACTTCAACGTACTGCAGGTCATCGTCGTCTCGGCAGCGGTCGGCATCGCCGCGTTGAAGATCGGCAAGAAGGCAGAACCCTTCATCACGCTCACTGAGTCTGCGCTCGCGATCATTCAGAAGATTTTGTGGTGGATCATTCGCATCGCCCCAATCGGCACGCTCGGCCTTATCGGCAACGCAATCGTGTCGTACGGCTGGGACAAGATGGGCACCCTCACGGCCTTCGTTGGCGTGCTCTACCTCGGCCTCGCCATCGTGCTCTTCATTGTGTATCCGGTGCTCGTGAAGGCGCACGGTCTTTCGATCCGCCAATACTTCTCGGGAGTCTGGCCCGCGGTGCAACTCGGGTTCGTGAGCCGCTCATCGATCGGCACGCTGCCGCTCACCGAGCGCGTGACCGAGCGCAACCTTGGCGTGCCGCGCGGCTACGCCTCGTTCGCGGTGCCACTCGGCGCAACGACGAAGATGGACGGGTGCGCATCGCTCTACCCCGCGATCGCTGCCATCTTCATCGCGCAGTTCTTCGGCATTGAGCTCACGCTAGTGCAGTACCTGCTCATCGTGATCGTCTCGGTGGTGGGATCTGCCGCAACGGCCGGCACGACCGGTGCCACTGTGATGCTCACGCTGACGCTTTCGACGCTTGGGCTGCCGCTTGAGGGAGTTGGCCTGTTGCTCGCAGTGGATCCGATCGTCGACATGGGTCGCACCGCACTCAATGTTGCCGGCCAGGCACTCGTGCCAACGATCGTGGCGAAGCGCGAGGGAATCCTCGACGAAGAGCTCTACAACGCTCCTCGCAAGGGCCTCGCGTTCGACAACACCGACGTTGCTGACAACGTCGAAACCAGACTCGAGTCCGAATCGGCGCCTGAGCCAGCGGAGCGCTGA
- a CDS encoding YajQ family cyclic di-GMP-binding protein, which produces MADSSFDVVSKVDSMEVENAVNQARKEVEQRYDFKGVGADISHSGEAILIKANSEERAKAVLDVLQSKFIKRGMSLKTLDTGEPFASGKEYRIESKLKEGIDQATAKKLNKLIRDEAPKGVKSQIQGDELRVSSKSRDDLQETIALLKGADVDVALQFVNFR; this is translated from the coding sequence ATGGCTGATTCTTCATTTGACGTAGTGAGCAAGGTCGACTCGATGGAGGTCGAGAACGCGGTCAACCAGGCGCGCAAGGAGGTCGAGCAGCGCTACGACTTCAAGGGTGTGGGTGCCGATATTTCGCACTCGGGCGAGGCGATCCTCATCAAGGCGAACTCGGAAGAGCGCGCGAAGGCGGTGCTCGACGTGCTGCAGTCGAAGTTCATCAAGCGTGGCATGTCGCTGAAGACGCTCGACACTGGAGAACCCTTCGCAAGCGGCAAGGAATACCGCATCGAGTCGAAGCTCAAGGAGGGCATCGATCAGGCGACCGCCAAGAAGCTGAACAAGCTCATCCGCGACGAGGCGCCCAAGGGTGTGAAGAGCCAGATTCAGGGCGACGAACTGCGCGTCTCCTCAAAGAGCCGCGATGACCTGCAGGAGACCATTGCGCTGCTCAAGGGCGCAGACGTTGATGTTGCCCTCCAGTTCGTGAACTTCCGCTAA
- a CDS encoding class II aldolase/adducin family protein: MREPFNPSPEIRATLNDLARVHRILEIEGHGDMSMGHMSYRDPEGRGMWLKRGHLALSEVQAEDFLLVTLDGEVLQGEGFRHLEWPLHAEIFKARPDVNFVGHSHAHYATVFGAGQNELAPVNNHGAWFAEHGVPRFDETSHIITTVDLGIAVARDLGAAEAILLANHGIAFTGGDVRELLLCGIFLEWSSKFQIDLESSGAKFAIPDHAESIEKHGRIYPEPAKENYWKYFNRLLDISEGREPQAI; the protein is encoded by the coding sequence ATGCGTGAGCCGTTCAACCCATCGCCTGAAATTCGGGCGACACTGAATGACCTTGCTCGAGTCCACCGTATTCTCGAGATTGAGGGACACGGTGACATGTCGATGGGTCACATGTCCTACCGCGATCCTGAGGGACGTGGAATGTGGCTGAAGCGTGGCCACCTCGCACTTTCTGAGGTGCAGGCGGAGGACTTCCTGCTTGTCACCCTCGATGGAGAGGTGCTGCAGGGCGAGGGTTTCCGTCACTTGGAGTGGCCCCTGCACGCTGAGATTTTCAAGGCTCGGCCTGACGTCAACTTCGTTGGACACTCACACGCTCACTACGCGACAGTATTCGGGGCTGGTCAGAATGAACTCGCGCCGGTTAACAACCACGGTGCGTGGTTCGCGGAGCATGGTGTGCCGCGCTTCGACGAAACCAGCCACATCATCACGACGGTGGATCTCGGTATCGCTGTGGCGCGCGACCTTGGCGCTGCTGAAGCAATTCTTCTCGCAAACCACGGAATCGCCTTCACAGGTGGCGACGTGCGTGAACTGCTGCTCTGTGGCATCTTCCTGGAGTGGTCATCGAAGTTCCAGATCGACCTTGAGAGTTCGGGAGCGAAGTTCGCAATTCCTGATCACGCAGAGAGCATTGAGAAGCACGGGCGCATCTACCCCGAGCCGGCGAAAGAGAACTACTGGAAGTATTTCAACCGCCTGCTTGATATTTCCGAGGGCCGCGAGCCCCAGGCGATCTAA
- a CDS encoding adenylosuccinate synthase, with protein MPAVLITGAQWGDEGKGRATDLLGSRVDYVVKFNGGNNAGHTVVVGDEKYALHLLPSGILTPGVTPIISNGVVIDLAVLKHELDALSERGVDVSKLKVSANAHVITEYHRTLDKVTERFLGKRQIGTTGRGIGPAYADKINRVGIRIQDIFDETILRQKVEAALDFKNQVLVKIYNRRAISPDEVVEDLLGYRELLEPMVCDTGLMLHEAMGEGKTVLFEAGQATMLDIDHGTYPFVTSSNATAGGASTGSGLPPHKIDRVISVVKAYTTRVGAGPFPTELFDEMGEHLAKVGHEYGTTTGRLRRCGWYDAPIARYAARINGVTDFVLTKLDVLSGIKSIPVCVAYDVNGVRHDEMPVNQSDFHHAKPIYEEFPGWDEDISGARTFEELPKNAQDYILALEAMSGSRISAIGVGPEREQVVVRHDLLN; from the coding sequence ATGCCCGCTGTACTCATTACCGGTGCCCAATGGGGCGACGAGGGCAAGGGTCGCGCGACCGACCTGCTCGGGAGCCGTGTCGACTATGTCGTAAAGTTCAACGGCGGTAACAACGCCGGTCACACGGTGGTCGTGGGTGATGAGAAGTATGCGCTGCACTTGCTTCCTTCAGGAATTCTCACGCCGGGTGTCACGCCGATTATTTCGAATGGCGTCGTGATTGATCTTGCGGTGCTCAAGCATGAGCTCGACGCATTGAGCGAACGCGGTGTCGATGTATCGAAGCTCAAGGTGAGCGCGAACGCGCATGTGATCACCGAGTACCACCGCACCCTCGACAAGGTCACCGAACGCTTCCTCGGCAAGCGTCAGATCGGCACGACGGGGCGCGGTATCGGCCCCGCATACGCTGACAAGATCAACCGCGTCGGCATCCGCATTCAAGACATTTTCGATGAGACAATTCTTCGCCAGAAGGTCGAAGCGGCGCTTGACTTCAAGAACCAGGTACTCGTCAAGATCTACAACCGTCGCGCGATTTCGCCCGATGAGGTCGTCGAAGATCTGCTCGGCTACCGTGAGCTGCTCGAACCCATGGTGTGCGACACCGGGCTCATGCTGCACGAGGCTATGGGCGAGGGCAAGACCGTGCTGTTCGAGGCCGGTCAGGCGACCATGCTCGACATTGACCATGGCACGTACCCGTTCGTCACATCGTCGAATGCGACCGCGGGTGGCGCATCAACCGGCTCAGGGCTACCCCCGCACAAGATTGATCGCGTGATCTCAGTCGTCAAGGCGTATACGACTCGCGTCGGCGCTGGACCGTTCCCGACCGAGCTTTTCGATGAGATGGGCGAGCACCTCGCAAAGGTCGGCCACGAGTACGGCACCACCACGGGGCGTCTGCGGCGCTGTGGTTGGTACGACGCGCCGATCGCGCGCTATGCCGCCCGCATCAATGGCGTCACCGACTTCGTGCTCACGAAGCTCGACGTGCTCTCGGGTATCAAGTCGATTCCTGTCTGCGTCGCCTACGACGTAAACGGAGTGCGCCATGACGAGATGCCGGTGAACCAGAGCGACTTCCACCACGCGAAGCCTATCTACGAAGAGTTCCCTGGCTGGGACGAAGACATCTCTGGCGCCCGCACCTTCGAAGAGCTGCCGAAGAACGCGCAAGATTACATCCTCGCGCTTGAGGCAATGAGTGGATCGCGGATCTCGGCAATTGGGGTCGGTCCCGAGCGCGAACAGGTTGTGGTGCGCCATGACCTGCTCAACTGA
- a CDS encoding VOC family protein has protein sequence MTAYLTTRAGFIITAKDVSALAKFYVEGFDFELTTMFEDPPYAILVKEGMRLSLTEDGTRGDDIPEFTFSLDTNRDARSTCMVLEVDSCDAARAELESRGVTMRSETFRPPWGGARFFCEDPEHNLIEIEELA, from the coding sequence ATGACGGCATATCTCACAACACGAGCGGGATTCATAATTACCGCCAAAGACGTATCCGCTCTTGCCAAGTTCTATGTGGAGGGATTCGATTTCGAACTCACAACCATGTTTGAAGATCCACCGTATGCCATTCTCGTCAAGGAAGGCATGCGCCTTTCACTTACCGAAGACGGAACTCGCGGCGACGACATTCCCGAATTCACTTTCAGCCTCGACACGAACAGGGACGCTCGGTCGACCTGCATGGTCTTGGAAGTTGACAGCTGCGACGCTGCCCGCGCCGAGCTGGAGTCTCGGGGAGTCACCATGCGCTCAGAGACGTTCCGTCCCCCTTGGGGTGGCGCACGCTTCTTCTGCGAAGACCCAGAGCACAACCTAATCGAAATTGAGGAGCTCGCATGA
- a CDS encoding amino acid synthesis family protein, whose translation MSENYSLDDYEIRSWHTQTVEVTELAGRKLDDPLVKAAVAVVIRNPFASQPFQEDLSALTAPSGVLAHELGTRAKALLGGREVEGYGKGGIAGTAGEQEHVVACVTTIFGNGFRDAIGGGAAWISSFTKVASAGTSIDIPLAFKDEVFVRDYYDGITLHIDEGPKPDELVICVAVSSGPRAQARVGGITKEEALAKLAK comes from the coding sequence ATGTCTGAAAACTATTCACTTGATGACTACGAGATCCGCTCGTGGCACACGCAAACCGTTGAGGTCACAGAACTCGCCGGTCGCAAGCTCGATGACCCACTCGTGAAGGCTGCAGTGGCTGTGGTCATTCGCAACCCATTCGCAAGTCAGCCTTTCCAAGAGGATCTCAGTGCGCTCACCGCACCAAGTGGTGTTCTCGCGCATGAGCTGGGCACTCGCGCGAAGGCATTGCTCGGAGGCCGGGAGGTTGAGGGGTACGGTAAGGGTGGTATTGCTGGAACTGCTGGGGAACAGGAGCACGTCGTCGCATGTGTTACCACCATTTTTGGCAATGGTTTCCGTGACGCAATCGGGGGAGGAGCGGCGTGGATCTCTTCGTTCACAAAAGTAGCCTCGGCCGGAACCTCGATCGATATCCCTCTCGCGTTTAAGGATGAAGTCTTTGTTCGCGACTACTACGACGGCATCACCTTGCATATTGACGAAGGTCCGAAGCCTGATGAGCTTGTCATCTGTGTCGCCGTCTCGAGCGGCCCGCGCGCCCAAGCCCGTGTCGGTGGAATCACCAAGGAAGAGGCGCTGGCAAAGCTGGCCAAGTAG
- a CDS encoding FAD-dependent oxidoreductase has protein sequence MKEKNGLKAEVAGAGFAGLVAATTLAQQGWDVTLHERGEEMRPLGAGIVLWNNSLQVLKAIDAYDTLLPHTMVPPYYETRIHNESVSKEDFDGLPWRTMTRRALHEALADAAIQSGVKILVNSEVVAADPAGSLTLASGEVRHADLIVGADGVTSQVRDSIGFEQERTRSKDGVTRLIVPRCKEELGGGDEWDNVIDFWNFEPRVLRVLYVPCNEDELYIALMAPIEDEEGSAIPVNYDVWVESHPYLAPVLREAAKITEGRYDGYQTNVLKNWSNGRVALVGDSAHAMCPALAQGAGTAMTNAYTMAMAVSARPENLPETLVAWEAEERGITDRCQAKSAWYAETRNMSKGNQFTPEVLETAAYDPTEKHVNHV, from the coding sequence ATGAAAGAAAAAAACGGACTCAAAGCGGAAGTGGCAGGGGCCGGTTTTGCCGGGCTCGTCGCTGCGACCACGCTTGCTCAGCAGGGCTGGGATGTTACGCTGCACGAACGCGGCGAAGAAATGCGTCCACTCGGAGCAGGCATCGTGTTGTGGAACAACAGTCTCCAAGTACTCAAGGCAATCGATGCGTATGACACGCTGCTCCCGCACACCATGGTGCCGCCGTACTACGAGACGCGGATCCACAATGAATCGGTGTCGAAGGAAGACTTCGACGGACTTCCCTGGCGCACAATGACCCGTCGCGCACTGCACGAGGCGCTAGCAGATGCCGCTATCCAGTCGGGTGTAAAGATACTTGTTAACTCTGAGGTCGTTGCTGCCGACCCAGCAGGAAGTCTGACCCTCGCCTCGGGTGAGGTGCGCCACGCTGACCTCATCGTTGGAGCAGACGGGGTTACTTCGCAGGTACGTGACTCCATCGGTTTTGAGCAGGAGCGCACTCGTTCGAAGGATGGCGTTACACGCCTCATCGTTCCTCGCTGCAAGGAGGAGCTCGGCGGTGGCGATGAATGGGATAACGTCATCGACTTCTGGAACTTTGAGCCCCGCGTGCTGCGCGTACTCTACGTCCCCTGCAATGAGGACGAACTGTACATTGCGCTGATGGCCCCGATCGAAGACGAAGAAGGTTCAGCGATTCCGGTCAACTACGACGTGTGGGTAGAGAGCCACCCGTACCTCGCACCGGTCCTCCGCGAAGCAGCGAAGATCACCGAAGGCAGGTATGACGGTTACCAGACCAACGTACTGAAGAACTGGTCGAACGGGCGGGTAGCGCTCGTGGGTGACTCCGCACATGCAATGTGCCCGGCGCTTGCACAGGGCGCTGGCACCGCAATGACGAATGCGTACACCATGGCCATGGCCGTTTCTGCTCGTCCCGAGAATCTCCCCGAAACGCTCGTTGCATGGGAAGCAGAAGAACGCGGTATCACCGATCGTTGCCAGGCAAAGTCCGCATGGTACGCAGAGACCCGCAACATGTCCAAGGGCAACCAGTTCACACCAGAGGTCCTTGAGACCGCAGCATACGATCCGACGGAGAAGCACGTAAACCATGTCTGA
- a CDS encoding amino acid synthesis family protein, translating into MTVQFRKLTTIVEEVALEGGKEVSPAARIAIVAAVIANPWADQGFVEDLGPGIAEVASDLGALLAPRVAEALGAPIEAYGKAAIVGLGGEIEHGSALIHTLSFGNHFRNVASATTLLPAVEKRGPAGIVFDIPLKHITDATIRSHHQTIEVRISDAPHSNEIVVALAGAAQGRPQQRLAAFNPDEK; encoded by the coding sequence ATGACCGTACAGTTTCGCAAGCTCACGACAATCGTTGAGGAAGTCGCGCTTGAGGGTGGCAAAGAGGTCTCGCCAGCAGCGCGCATTGCAATTGTCGCGGCGGTGATTGCGAATCCGTGGGCGGATCAAGGGTTTGTCGAGGATCTGGGCCCTGGAATCGCGGAGGTCGCCTCGGACCTGGGTGCCTTGCTTGCCCCTCGAGTCGCAGAAGCGTTGGGAGCGCCGATTGAGGCATACGGAAAGGCAGCAATCGTCGGTCTCGGTGGTGAGATTGAGCACGGTTCTGCGCTAATTCATACACTGAGTTTCGGGAACCACTTCCGCAACGTTGCTAGCGCGACGACGTTACTCCCAGCAGTGGAGAAGCGAGGTCCAGCTGGAATCGTGTTTGATATTCCGCTCAAGCACATTACCGACGCGACAATTCGATCACACCATCAAACTATCGAGGTGCGGATCTCGGATGCCCCCCACTCGAACGAGATTGTGGTGGCTCTTGCCGGTGCAGCGCAGGGTCGACCACAACAGCGACTCGCTGCATTTAACCCTGACGAAAAGTAG
- a CDS encoding alcohol dehydrogenase catalytic domain-containing protein — MKAVILSGPEQISVEEVDTPTVQFPTDAIVKVSHSAVCGADLLPFHGHTPGFEFGMIPGHEFVGEVVEVGSEVDGISVGDRVVNTSMTSCGTCSECAAERWTQCTTRSLFGYSGVYPKLDGGQAEYVRVPNAARSLLALPEEVSSEDALFLADILPTGYAGVDNAGVTEGDLLVVQGAGPVGLMAVIVALSRGARVVVVDGVDARRELATELGATAITPQEARDYIDTLTDGVGADCVIEASGSIPALKDALHLARPQGIISVIGAHFENDFPLDNGVMFEKELTLKFNIGNPFKTRELLLEAIRRGELKPGRVLTHVLPADDAVEAYTKFDNKEFTKVALTY; from the coding sequence ATGAAAGCGGTAATACTCTCAGGCCCGGAACAAATTTCTGTCGAGGAGGTCGATACTCCGACCGTTCAGTTTCCGACTGACGCGATTGTGAAGGTGTCGCACTCGGCAGTATGCGGCGCAGACCTCCTTCCTTTCCACGGGCACACCCCGGGATTTGAGTTCGGCATGATCCCGGGCCATGAATTCGTTGGCGAAGTCGTTGAGGTGGGCTCAGAAGTCGACGGGATCTCCGTCGGCGACCGCGTAGTGAATACGAGCATGACAAGCTGTGGCACCTGCTCGGAGTGTGCGGCAGAGCGCTGGACCCAGTGCACCACCCGAAGCCTGTTCGGCTACTCCGGCGTGTACCCCAAACTCGATGGCGGTCAGGCCGAGTACGTCCGGGTACCAAACGCCGCACGCTCGCTGCTCGCGCTCCCAGAAGAGGTTTCATCCGAAGACGCCCTCTTCCTCGCGGACATACTTCCGACCGGGTACGCGGGAGTTGACAATGCTGGCGTCACAGAAGGAGACCTTCTCGTCGTACAGGGCGCTGGGCCGGTAGGCCTCATGGCTGTCATCGTTGCTCTCAGCCGCGGGGCAAGAGTCGTCGTCGTCGACGGTGTCGATGCTCGGCGCGAACTTGCGACAGAGCTAGGGGCGACCGCGATCACCCCGCAGGAAGCCCGCGACTATATCGATACGCTCACCGATGGCGTGGGAGCGGATTGTGTCATTGAGGCATCGGGGAGCATTCCCGCACTCAAGGATGCGCTCCACCTCGCGCGTCCACAGGGAATCATCTCAGTTATTGGCGCTCACTTCGAGAACGACTTCCCCCTCGACAACGGGGTGATGTTCGAAAAGGAACTCACCCTCAAGTTCAACATTGGTAACCCTTTCAAGACCAGAGAACTCCTCCTCGAGGCGATTCGCCGTGGCGAACTTAAGCCTGGCCGCGTTCTCACGCATGTCCTCCCGGCAGATGATGCTGTCGAGGCGTACACGAAGTTTGACAACAAGGAGTTCACAAAGGTCGCACTCACCTACTGA